The Acidobacteriota bacterium genomic interval CCGCTTCCAGTTCCCCGTGAACGCGATGGCCATCACGATGGGCGGCCACGTCCGTGTGGGACTGGAAGACAGCCTGTTCATGGATGCCGGCAAATCGATACCGGCGTCGAATGTCGCGCTGGTGCAGCGACTCGTGGCGCTCGGGCGCGCCGCGGGCAGGGAACCCGCCACACCCGACGAGGCACGCGCCATCATCGGCCTGCCGCCACGAACGGCCGGCGGCACGTGACACGCGACGGTGTCGGCGGCGCGCCGGTGTGGCGGCGCGTCGTGCGCCACATTCCGGCGATCCTCGTGACGCTGCTCGTCGCGCTCTACGCCGTCGACGTGCCCTACTGGGACACGTGGGATTGGCTGGACAGACTCTATCCGGACGTCGCACAGGGACCGGCGACGAGCGACCTCGCCCTGTTCAACGGTCATCGCGTCACCATCCCGCTGGCGATCGACAGGGCGCTCTTCGCGGCGTCGTCGATCGACGTGCTCCCTCGCATCTGGCTGAAGATCCCCCTGTCGCTCGCCACGCTGTGGCTGCTGGTCCGCCTGCTGCGGCGAACGGCGCCGGCGCCACCCGGAACGCTCGTGCAGTCCGGTATCGCCGCGTTCGTGTTCACGCTCGCGTACTGGCCGATGTGGATGGACCCACGTCAGTATTCGATACACATCGTGGTGCTCGCACTCGTGGCCGCCGTCGACATCGTCACGGGGCGCGGCACCGGCACGGCGCGGGCCGCAGCGGCGGCCGGCCTCTGCCTCGTGGCGTCGCTGTCGTACGGACCGGGCCTGTTCACGTGGCCGTTCGTGCTGGTCCTGCTCTGGGTACGCGTGCCTCGGCCACCTCCCACCGTCCTCGCGCTCTTGCTTGCCGTGGCCATGACGACAATCGGGCTGCACCTGGCCGACGCCCGCGGTGCGGCACCGTTTGCGCCGACAGCACCGCCAAGCGTCGAGGCTGTCGTGCATGGCATCGCCGCCGTCGCCGGACTGCCGGCAGCGCTCGCGTCGCCGTCACTCGGGTATCGCGCAACGCGCGTCATGGGTGTCGTGGGTCTCGCGCTCTTCGCGGCGCTGACGGCGTTCGCCCTGCGACGCCCCTGGCGCGCGCGGGCCCTGCCCTGGATCGCCATCGGTGGTTGGGCGGCCACCTACGCGGTGGCCGTTGGCCTGGCGCGCGGTGGCCTGGCGCTTCCGTCGATGCACGAACCGCGATTCGCTTACGGTGGCGCTTTCCTCTGGGTCGCCATCACTGCGTTGTTGCATGTGACGGCCACGGCTGACGCAGCGAACGGTCAGCCGGTCTCTCGCCGGCGGGCGGGCGCAATGCAGGCGGCCGCGTGCCTCCTTGCCGCGGGGTGCCTGATGGCGAGCGTGTCGCCATTCACGGCGTCAGGCGGCATCGGTGCCCTGCACGCGCAACTGGTTGCGGGACGCGCGTGCCTGATGCACATCGACACCGCCGAGGACAGCTGCTTGGAACGGCTCTATCCGTCAGCGGTGCGACTGCGCGCGATTGCCCTGCGCATGGAACGCCGCGGCGCGGCGTTCCTGCCGTCTCCGTCCAGCGAGTCCGGCAACACCAAGCCCGACGAGCGCGCTCCCGTGCAGTGACAGCAGCACCATGAGTCCACTGATTGGGGGATCGGCCAGGCGGTACCAGCCCGCAGCGGCCGCGAGGAACACCATTCCAACCGTGAGGCAGCACCACGCCGGAACCGCCGACCATTCCAGCAGGACACGCATCGTCACGCCAATCAAGGCCATCGGCGTGTAGCTGCTGGCACTTGCGCGACCGGCATGCTCGACGTCCACGTTGGCGGGCGTGCGGGAGGCACGCAGGATCTGTCCGCGTACGAATGGCGATGTGCCGCGATACGCGCACACGCGATCGACCACGTCGCGCCGCATCGCCCGGAAGCTGCTCACCGCCAGCCCCGACGGCGCACCGAATACGCCGCGATCGATGGCGCGCATGAGAAGACTGCCTCCCTGCCGCCACCAGGCATGGCGCGGCCGCTCGAATCGCGCGAAGACCGCGTCGTGCCCCGCACGTATCCGCTCGACGAGGCGCGGAATCGCCTCCGGCGCGTGCTGCATGTCGTCATCCATGCAGACGACAATCTCGCCGGAACAGGCCCGGAGGCCGACCAGCAGCGCCGCGTGCTGGCCGGCATTGGCATCCAGGCCGATGACGCGTATCGCTCGATGCCGTCTCGCCGCCGCCTCCAGCACGCGCAGGCTCCCGTCGCGGCTGGCATCGTCGACGACAAGCACCTCGAACGTCTCGCCCATGGCCTCACAGGCCGCCACGACGCGGTTCAGCGTCTGTCCGACGATCGACGCGCTGTTGTAGACGGGAATGACGATGGAGACTATCGTCACATGTGCCTCGAGCAACGCCTGGTGTTCATCCCGGCGGGCCGGTGCGTTGAGGACAATGGACGAGGCACGTTCGCCTCAAGCCTACAGGAGATCGTGCGTGAAGAAATTCGTCATCGGATGTGCGGTCGCGCTCGTGCTGATGGTCATCGGCGGCAGCGCGGCGGTCTACTACTTCGTCTACAAACCGGCGAAGTCCTTCGTCTCGTCGATGACCGAGTTCGGCGCACTCGCCGAGGCCGATGAGAAGGTCGCCAACACCGCCACCTTCACGCCGCCGGAGTCGGACACGCTCACCGAGGCGCAGGTACGGCGGTTCGCGGCCGTCCAGGAGAGCCTCCACGCGAAGATGGGTGCGCGAGCCACCGAACTCCGCACGAAGTACGAGGCCCTCAGCGCGCGAGGGAAGGATGCCGGTCTCACCGAAGTCGTCGGGGCCTACAAGGACATCTTCAGCATCGTCGGCGACGCAAAGCGCGCGCAGGTCGACGCGCTCAACTCGCAGCAGTTCTCGCTCGCCGAGTACGGGTGGGTGAAGGCGCGCGTCTACGAAGCGGCAGGCGTCTCGGTGTCGGGCATCGACTTCAGGGAACTCGCCGGCAAGCTCCAGTCGGGCGACCTGCAGGCTCTCCAGCAGATGGTGTCGAAAGCCGGCGACGCGGTCGCTGACGCGCCGAAGGTGGAGACGGACATGCCGGAGGTCGGCGTCCCCGAGGCCAACAAGACACTGGTCGCGCCATACAAGGACAAGATCTCCACCTGGATGATCTACGGCGCGTTCGGACTCTAGGAAGGACAGAGGCGAGCACCCGTTCTGATGGAGGCCAGGGGCTTCAACCCCTGGCGCGGGCGTGCCAGCGGAGGTAGCGGCCCATCGTCGAAACGTCGAGGACGTCGAAGCCGACGGCTTCGAGTTCGTCCTTCCACTGCCTGGGCTCGACAGGCGCGAACGTATCGCCGAGATGGAAGAGACGCAACCCGATGGTCCACAGCGCGTCGCATCCTGCAAAGCTTCCGCCCGGCAGCAGCACGCGCCACACCTCGGACAAGAGCGCGCGCTGACGCGTGAGGCCTGGCAGGTGGTGCACCATCGTGAACGCCGCGACGGAGGTGAACGCGCCGTTCACGAACGGCAGCGCCGCGGCGTCAGCGGTGGCAGCAGGGACTCGTGTGGGGATACGCCCACCCGACACCAACGGGACACTGGTGCGCGCTCTGAGCCGTCGCAGCGCGTGTGTGTCGACGTCGACCGCCGTGACCCGGGCGACACGCTGGCGCAGGTGCGTGGTCACCGTACCGGCGCCGGCTCCCAGTTCGAGGAGCGACTCCCCCAGCGACACATGCGCGAGCGTCCACTCCAGCAGATCGTGTTCGACGGTGCGGGCCCAGTGCTCCGAGTTGCAGTACCACGCGTGCAGCCGGTTCATGACAGGTGAATCATGTCTCGACTATCGGCCTTCGTGACCTCCGGCCGCCGAGCGGCATTCCCGGCATTCCCGGCATCGCGGCATGTCAGCTGTAAATCTTCTCCCCCGCGCGGATCGGCACCTTCAACACGTTCTGCGCGGGCGGGGTCGGGCACGTGGTGTACGGGTTGTACGCGCACGGCGGATTGTAGGCCTTGTTGAAGTCGATCACGTACCGGCCGTCGCCCGTGGGTTCCGCGTATGCGAAGCGCGTACCGTAGGTCTCGCGGCCGACGCCCGCGTCCCTGAAGATCACCTGGAGGCGTCCCTTGCTCGCCGTGAAGGCCAGCAACCGCACCTTCTTTCCGTCGAACGTGAACTCCAGCGTGCCTGGAGCCTTGTAGGGCTCGGGATCGCCGAGCACGTTGCGCACCTCGACGGCCTTCGGCTCATCGAAGGTCTTCAGCGTGGCAACCACGCGAGCCTGGTCGGCGACCGGATACCACTTCGTGCCCTGGAAACCCGTACGGATCGGCGACTCGGGATCGCGCACGCGCAACGCCAGTCGCGGTCCGCTCCGGTGCAGGTGGAACTGGACGCCCTGCCCCACGCTCACGCGATCGGCGGAGGTCCCCGGCGCGCCATTCACGCCAGGCTGGTTCCCGCGAAGCACGATCGTCGTCGACGACGCGGGCTCGCCGTTGACCGTCGCCACGACACCCGGAGTCAGGTGGAGGGTGACACCCTCGGGCGTCACCTCGAGCCGTCCCACGTGCGACGGCGCATGCCCTGCCGGCAGGACGATGTCGCTCGATGGATCGCCGCCGATCGTGTGTGAGCCCTCGGGCAGGAACGCCAGGCCCGCCACGCTCAGCCAGCCGTACTCGGCGCGCAGGCTCGTGTCGTACTGCTGGCGCCACGCGGCCACGTCGGCAGGCGGGCCGGGCGCCGCGTCGGCTGTCGTGACAACAGGAGGCGCAGGCGACGCGGCCGCGGCAGGGCGTGTGAAGCGGGCGGCGGCGACGGCGCCCGAGGTGACAACAGCGAATACGGCAAGCCAGGTGAAGGACGTACGCATCGAACCATCCGGACGTCGGCCCCTGCGCGCCAGCGCGCGGGATCGACATCGAGCCCTGCGCATGACGCGGGGCGAACCATGAGTGAACGCGGCCAGGCCGGCGTTCAGAATTCGTGAGGGAGAGAACGCAGGATCAACAACAACAGGCGCAGCGCCGGGCGGCGCTGGCACACATCGACGGCACGCGAGGCGAAGGCGTCGAAGACATGTTCATGACGGTACCGCGCAGGCGTCGCGCACCGCAAGGCGTATGACGCACTCGCGCCCCTACAATGATGTGTGGCTGCCCTGCTCGGCGACCTTGTTCCTCGCCCCGTTGACGTCTCTCCCGACACGCTCCTCGACGGGTTCCTCGCATACGCGTCAGACCGGAGGCTCACGCTCTACCCCGCGCAGGAAGAGGCGATCCTCGCCCTGCTCGACGGCCAGAACGTGATCCTCAACACGCCGACGGGATCCGGCAAGTCGCTGGTCGCCTCGGCGCTGCTCTTTGCCGCCATCGCGCGCGGCGAACGC includes:
- a CDS encoding DUF1684 domain-containing protein; the protein is MRTSFTWLAVFAVVTSGAVAAARFTRPAAAASPAPPVVTTADAAPGPPADVAAWRQQYDTSLRAEYGWLSVAGLAFLPEGSHTIGGDPSSDIVLPAGHAPSHVGRLEVTPEGVTLHLTPGVVATVNGEPASSTTIVLRGNQPGVNGAPGTSADRVSVGQGVQFHLHRSGPRLALRVRDPESPIRTGFQGTKWYPVADQARVVATLKTFDEPKAVEVRNVLGDPEPYKAPGTLEFTFDGKKVRLLAFTASKGRLQVIFRDAGVGRETYGTRFAYAEPTGDGRYVIDFNKAYNPPCAYNPYTTCPTPPAQNVLKVPIRAGEKIYS
- a CDS encoding glycosyltransferase family 2 protein; the protein is MTIVSIVIPVYNSASIVGQTLNRVVAACEAMGETFEVLVVDDASRDGSLRVLEAAARRHRAIRVIGLDANAGQHAALLVGLRACSGEIVVCMDDDMQHAPEAIPRLVERIRAGHDAVFARFERPRHAWWRQGGSLLMRAIDRGVFGAPSGLAVSSFRAMRRDVVDRVCAYRGTSPFVRGQILRASRTPANVDVEHAGRASASSYTPMALIGVTMRVLLEWSAVPAWCCLTVGMVFLAAAAGWYRLADPPISGLMVLLSLHGSALVGLGVAGLAGRRRQERRAAAFHAQGNRAQSHR
- a CDS encoding class I SAM-dependent methyltransferase encodes the protein MNRLHAWYCNSEHWARTVEHDLLEWTLAHVSLGESLLELGAGAGTVTTHLRQRVARVTAVDVDTHALRRLRARTSVPLVSGGRIPTRVPAATADAAALPFVNGAFTSVAAFTMVHHLPGLTRQRALLSEVWRVLLPGGSFAGCDALWTIGLRLFHLGDTFAPVEPRQWKDELEAVGFDVLDVSTMGRYLRWHARARG